In Podospora pseudoanserina strain CBS 124.78 chromosome 5, whole genome shotgun sequence, a single window of DNA contains:
- a CDS encoding hypothetical protein (COG:E; CAZy:AA3; EggNog:ENOG503NZM6) — protein sequence MRYRLLSALIISAVAVVEAAPATATAEYDYIVVGSGPGGGPLAADLARAGYSTLLIEAGGDEGDNPTYAEIAWFNEAANDEATRWDFWVKHYDDPEEDRKFKHTTWDTGDGTFYVGLDPPEGAKYLGIQYPRAAVLGGCAMHNAAVCTLPADDDWNIIVNKTGDASWSASNMRKYLKKIERNQYLPPGDPNRGYDGWLATSVGPTDWARNSSNPATTILKKLAALTGQDETRAADLLGTDILTEIPNLDETSSLYNLAQHADSTGKRNSPNNYVRATLADPAKYPLTLKLHTLVTRVLFDESTVGVPGVTPRAIGVEIMQGQSLYKADPKHNGQTAPKSQILAAREVIISGGAFNSPQLLKLSGIGPRDELAKFNIPLVKHLPGVGENLGDNYEGSLLAMGQTPVNSGLITAVFRTPNAPDARRNIFTWCGAFSFEGFWPGFPTWHGAEQYTCALVHMQPKSQAGSVTLRSADPQDVPKINFRFFKNQGDQDLEELVAGANILREAINSVPEPVAPFVERHPCEGDRRESGDCGEEVQKEYFKSQAYSHHATSTCAIGGEDEEMAVLDSKFRVHGVRGLRVVDASAFPVVPGAFPSCPTMMISVKAAEDIVAERKAEEAAAARM from the coding sequence ATGCGTTACCGTTTGTTATCCgccttgatcatctcggcAGTCGCCGTGGTAGAGGCTGCCCCGGCCACCGCTACCGCCGAATATGATTACATCGTCGTCGGGAGCGGTCCCGGCGGTGGTCCCCTCGCCGCCGATCTCGCCCGGGCCGGGTACTCCACACTGTTGATCGAAGCCGGCGGTGACGAGGGCGACAACCCGACCTACGCCGAGATCGCCTGGTTCAACGAGGCGGCCAACGACGAAGCCACTCGTTGGGATTTCTGGGTCAAGCACTACGACGATCCCGAGGAAGACCGCAAGTTCAAGCACACCACCTGGGACACGGGCGACGGCACCTTTTACGTCGGCCTCGACCCCCCAGAGGGAGCCAAGTACCTCGGCATCCAATACCCACGCGCTGctgttttgggtggttgCGCCATGCACAACGCTGCCGTCTGCACCCTCCCGGCAGACGACGATTGgaacatcatcgtcaacaagaCCGGTGACGCCAGCTGGTCGGCGAGCAACATGCGCAAGTACCTCAAAAAGATCGAGCGCAACCAGTACCTCCCCCCCGGAGACCCCAACAGAGGATACGACGGCTGGCTCGCGACCTCGGTCGGCCCAACAGACTGGGCGCGCAACAGCTCCAACCCCGcgaccaccatcctcaagaaACTCGCCGCCCTCACCGGCCAAGACGAAACCCGCGCTGCTGACCTCCTGGGAACCGACATCCTGACCGAgatccccaacctcgacgagaCCTCCTCCCTCTACAACCTCGCCCAACACGCCGACAGCACCGGCAAGCGCAACTCCCCCAACAACTACGTCCGCGCCACCCTCGCCGACCCAGCCAAGTATCCCCTGACTCTCAAACTCCACACCCTCGTCACACGAGTTCTCTTCGACGAATCCACCGTCGGCGTCCCGGGCGTCACCCCCCGTGCCATCGGCGTCGAAATAATGCAGGGCCAATCCCTCTACAAAGCAGACCCCAAACACAACGGCCAAACcgcccccaaatcccaaatcctcgccgcccgcgAGGTCATCATCTCCGGCGGCGCCTTCAACTccccccagctcctcaaACTCTCCGGCATCGGCCCCAGAGACGAGCTCGCCAAGttcaacatccccctcgTCAAGCACCTGCCCGGAGTGGGCGAAAACCTAGGCGACAACTACGAGGGTTCCCTCCTAGCCATGGGGCAAACACCCGTCAATTCAGGCCTCATCACGGCCGTCTTCCGGACCCCCAACGCACCCGACGCGAGACGCAACATCTTCACCTGGTGCggcgccttctcctttgAGGGCTTCTGGCCCGGCTTCCCCACCTGGCACGGCGCCGAGCAGTACACCTGTGCCCTGGTCCACATGCAGCCCAAATCCCAAGCCGGATCCGTCACCCTCCGGTCTGCCGACCCGCAGGACGTGCCCAAGATCAACTTCCGGTTTTTCAAGAATCAGGGTGATCAAGacctggaggagctggtcgCGGGGGCGAATATCCTGCGGGAGGCGATCAACTCCGTGCCGGAGCCGGTCGCGCCGTTTGTGGAGAGGCATCCTTGTGAGGGGGACAGGCGGGAGTCGGGGGattgtggggaggaggttcaaAAGGAGTACTTCAAGAGCCAGGCGTACAGCCATCACGCCACGAGCACGTGCGCgattgggggggaggatgaggagatggctgTGTTGGATAGCAAGTTTAGGGTTCATGGGGTGAGGGggctgagggtggtggatgcgaGCGCTTTTCCTGTTGTTCCAGGGGCGTTTCCGAGTTGCCCGACTATGATGATTAGTGTTAAGGCGGCGGAGGATATTGTTgcggagaggaaggcggaggaaGCTGCGGCTGCGAGGATGTGA
- a CDS encoding hypothetical protein (EggNog:ENOG503NWPH; COG:G; MEROPS:MER0001495): MVQEPPTLSSMPKLCSWTRYVLILMCAKLPQCCCWCHQDGICYTNYAYIAVPCSAEEHIIRCAAQHTAERRLVRPRAERLEQLFDISRNLKVKYEGNSWAGDDILLSLSTTMKPINELTIMSLFLTAASAASILFKGGTVIAFNKQTQGLRVLREGSVLVENDRITGVYDSTPTRIPPRTEIVDIAGKIITPGFIDTHRHGWQTVFKTMASNTSLLEFFGRYSSFVAPFFWNATDIYDSQLAGLYEALNAGVTTSLDHATHTWSKDAAEAGLQACIDSGARVFWGFTFANITGLITIEELYPVFRNMAGKTGLRSSPTTLGIAYDGWGPNPNVGEINKIMALARELNVSVITTHSLQGPWGFSNSPEDIHALNYLNISTPIVFSHASFLTPTGADLLRSTNQYVSITPESEMHYGQTHPVAYSIQDQASLGIDTHITFSTDILTQARIWLQQARYERYLDVLEQGKLPASNPMSVEQAFLLATRNGALALRRDDLGGIFVGGKADLVVWDGDSPGMLGWVDPVAAVILHASVGDIDAVLVDGKWVKRGGKLVARGWPEARARFLRTAKRLQGVWRGMPLPEAPAEFNGSPVVHPERVDVVRGPGDGYGNVYI, from the exons ATGGTACAGGAACCACCGACCTTGTCGTCTATGCCCAAGTTATGCAGTTGGACACGTTATGTCTTGATACTAATGTGCGCCAAGCTTCCacagtgttgttgttggtgccatCAAGACGGGATATGTTACACAAACTATGCATATATTGCAGTGCCTTGCAGTGCCGAAGAGCATATTATTCGCTGCGCCGCTCAACACACGGCAGAGAGACGCCTGGTTCGGCCGAGGGCTGAGAGGCTTGAACAGCTCTTCGACATCTCACGCAACCTGAAAGTCAAATATGAGGGCAACTCTTGGGCCGGTGATGACATTCTTCTCTCCCTATCGACAACGATGAAGCCCATCAACGAATTAACCATCATGTCCCTGTTCCTCACTGCGGCGAGCGCAGCATCGATACTCTTCAAAGGTGGAACCGTCATTGCCTTCAACAAACAAACTCAAGGTCTACGCGTTCTCCGGGAAGGCTCAGTTCTCGTCGAGAATGACCGCATCACTGGCGTATATGATTCAACACCAACCCGCATCCCTCCCCGGACCGAGATCGTCGACATCGCCGGCAAGATCATCACTCCAGGGTTCATCGACACCCACCGCCATGGATGGCAGACAGTCTTCAAGACCATGgcctccaacaccagcctccTTGAGTTCTTTGGCCGCTACAGCTCGTTTGTagccccctttttttggAATGCCACAGACATTTATGACAGCCAGCTTGCCGGTCTGTACGAGGCCCTGAACGCGGGCGTCACGACTTCGCTTGACCATGCCACTCACACCTGGTCCAAAGACGCTGCTGAGGCGGGTCTCCAGGCCTGTATCGACAGTGGGGCGAGAGTGTTCTGGGGATTCACCTTTGCCAATATTACTGGATTGATCACAATTGAAGAGCTGTATCCAGTCTTCCGGAACATGGCTGGCAAAACAGGACTGAGAAGCTCCCCTACTACTCTGGGCATTGCCTACGACGGCTGGGGCCCGAACCCGAATGTTGGGGAAATCAACAAAATCATGGCGCTGGCGAG GGAGCTCAATGTATCAGTCATCACAACTCACTCCCTCCAAGGACCCTGGGGCT TCAGCAACTCCCCCGAAGACATCCACGCCCTAAACTacctcaacatctccacccccatcgtcttctcccacgcctccttcctcacccccaccggCGCCGACCTGCTACGGTCCACCAATCAGTACGTCTCCATCACCCCCGAGTCAGAGATGCACTACGGCCAAACTCACCCAGTCGCCTACTCCATCCAGGACCAAGCCTCCCTCGGCATCGACACTCACATCACATTCAGCAccgacatcctcacccaaGCCCGCATCTGGCTTCAACAGGCGCGGTACGAGCGCTATCTTGACGTGCTCGAGCAGGGAAAGCTACCAGCTAGCAATCCCATGTCGGTCGAGCAGGCATTCCTGCTCGCTACTAGGAACGGGGCCCTGGCGCTGAGACGTGATGATTTGGGTGGGATTTTTGTGGGTGGGAAGGCTGacttggtggtgtgggatgGGGATTCGCCAGGGATGCTGGGGTGGGTTGATCCTGTTGCTGCCGTGATTCTTCATGCAAGTGTGGGTGATATTGACGCTgtgttggtggatgggaagtgGGTTAAGCGGGGGGGTAAGCTCGTCGCGCGGGGCTGGCCCgaggcgagggcgaggtttTTAAGGACGGCGAAGAGGCTTCAGGGGGTGTGGAGGGGTATGCCGTTGCCGGAGGCGCCGGCGGAGTTTAATGGGAGCCCGGTTGTGCACccggagagggtggatgtGGTTAGGGGGCCGGGGGATGGGTATGGGAATGTTTACATTTGA
- a CDS encoding hypothetical protein (EggNog:ENOG503PA7B; CAZy:AA1; COG:Q) → MPGVNDLSDIPLTTTVVDKDQLQQAAHLQEPLPSFHHGVIIVDFDPNMRLQDVLLAAVIARVYGNPDLLSEAKLETPAGGFDWDPAEADPVDHGGYTSSWHHKLHSRDEASHRGLTFHPEGAPGNFRCHYPQLDPEIWESCNRANSRTCWLRMKRPDSEGRIYGYDIHTNYEVAAPTGVSRYYTIDVATGVIYPDGFPKQALLFNGTYPGPRLEACWGDELVITVKNSLPNMGTQIHWHGIRQLFTNDMDGVAVTQCPIARGHTFQYKFRVLQYGSTWYHSHYSLQYSDGLCGPLVIHGPASANYDVEAEQTLMVSDWVRDSAFSEFHQEKTNEIAKANVKMDTLLLNGKAGMNAVGGPGNSPRDVEAYSVTRFTSGKKHRLRLINSGSGATFVVSIDDHQFTVIANDLVPIRPYTTDRLVIAVGQRFDVIVDGQRDRTGNYWLRAQPADGCNAFKKGVFNSTAGANTTYPLDTRVGIISYPSLRSLALPASLSTTTDFSCLDAQSSMVPVVPWTIAREPLNPLSLSTFYNARQTVPDQTLGQSGNYSHWLLRLDPNIEHQTGKSMHSPFWLDFSNPTLLNLTGAAANPSYNIVYYPYRREGFIYMIIDSSLLPGTHPSQLGSQIVPNRGAHPMHWHGTDVVILGQSNERFDPVTSPGTWNYENPPRRDTVVVPGGGGYVAVAFRPDNPGVWLVHCHISWHASSGLALQMVIQGEGGVDGGIYGVLGRRAVDRLVGGCEEWEGDLGRGDLEEMVEKDDSGI, encoded by the exons ATGCCGGGCGTGAATGACCTCTCTGATATCCCACTGACCACTACCGTGGTTGATAAGgaccagctccagcaggCAGCCCACCTCCAAGagcccctcccctcctttcACCACGGAGTGATTATTGTCGACTTTGACCCCAACATGAGACTTCAAGATGTGCTGCTCGCCGCCGTCATAGCGCGAGTGTACGGAAATCCGGACCTCCTATCCGAAGCCAAACTCGAGACGCCTGCTGGGGGATTCGATTGGGATCCTGCCGAGGCTGACCCTGTTGACCATGGGGGATATACCAGCAGCTGGCATCACAAGCTTCACAGTCGTGATGAGGCGTCACACCGTGGATTGACGTTCCATCCTGAGGGCGCACCGGGCAACTTTCGATGTCACTATCCACAGCTTGACCCTGAGATTTGGGAGTCATGCAACAGGGCAAACTCTCGGACgtgttggttgaggatgaagaggccGGACAGTGAGGGGAGAATTTACGGTTATGATATTCACACCAACT ATGAGGTTGCTGCGCCCACTGGCGTCTCGCGATAC TACACTATTGATGTTGCGACTGGAGTGATCTACCCAGATGGCTTCCCGAAACAAGCATTGTTGTTCAACGGCACCTACCCAGGACCTCGTCTCGAGGCATGCTGGGGTGATGAACTCGTCATCACTGTCAAgaactccctccccaacatgGGCACCCAGATCCACTGGCACGGAATCCGACAACTGTTCACCAACGACATGGACGGGGTTGCCGTCACTCAGTGTCCCATTGCCCGAGGCCACACCTTCCAGTACAAGTTCAGGGTGCTCCAATACGGGTCGACATGGTACCACAGCCATTATTCACTTCAATACAGCGACGGTCTCTGCGGTCCTCTTGTTATCCATGGCCCTGCCAGTGCCAACTATGATGTCGAGGCTGAGCAGACGTTGATGGTGTCTGACTGGGTGCGTGACAGTGCCTTCAGCGAGTTCCATCAAGAAAAGACCAACGAAATTGCAAAGGCAAACGTCAAGATGGACACGTTACTCCTGAACGGAAAGGCAGGCATGAATGCAGTTGGTGGACCGGGAAACTCACCAAGAGACGTTGAAGCCTACAGCGTGACACGGTTCACCTCTGGCAAGAAACACCGTCTCCGTCTCATCAACAGCGGATCCGGCGCCACCTTTGTCGTCTCCATCGACGACCACCAGTTCACCGTCATCGCCAACGATCTTGTTCCTATCCGGCCCTACACCACCGACCGCTTGGTCATTGCCGTAGGCCAACGCTTCGACGTCATCGTCGACGGCCAAAGAGACCGCACAGGCAACTACTGGCTCCGCGCCCAACCCGCCGACGGCTGCAACGCCTTCAAAAAGGGAGTGTTCAACTCGACCGCCGGCGCCAACACGACCTACCCCCTAGACACCCGCGTAGGCATCATCAGCTACCCGtccctccgctccctcgccctccccgccagcctctcaaccaccaccgacttCTCCTGCCTAGACGCCCAATCCTCCATGGTCCCCGTAGTCCCCTGGACCATCGCCCGCGAGCCCCTCAACCCTTTGTCTCTCTCCACCTTCTACAACGCGCGTCAGACAGTCCCCGACCAAACCCTAGGCCAGTCAGGCAACTACTCCCACTGGCTCTTACGCTTAGACCCCAACATAGAACACCAAACCGGCAAGTCGATGCACTCCCCCTTCTGGCTCGacttctccaacccaaccctcctcaacctcaccggcgCGGCCGCAAACCCAAGCTACAACATCGTCTACTACCCCTACCGTCGCGAAGGGTTCATCTACATGATCATtgactcctccctcctcccagggACTCACCCCTCCCAACTAGGGTCACAGATCGTCCCCAACAGGGGTGCGCACCCGATGCACTGGCACGGGACAGATGTTGTCATCTTGGGGCAGTCAAACGAACGGTTCGATCCTGTGACGAGCCCGGGGACGTGGAATTATGAGAACCCGCCTAGGAGGGATACGGTGGTTGTTCCGGGGGGTGGCGGGTATGTAGCTGTTGCTTTTCGGCCGGACAATCCGGGGGTTTGGCTTGTTCATTGCCATATCAGCTGGCATGCTAGTAGTGGGTTGGCGTTGCAGATGGTGAttcagggggaggggggggtggacgGGGGGATTTatggggttttggggaggagggcggtggataGGCTTGTTGGGGGGTgtgaggagtgggagggggatttggggaggggggacttggaagagatggtggagaaggatgaTTCagggatttga